In Deltaproteobacteria bacterium, a single window of DNA contains:
- the greA gene encoding transcription elongation factor GreA yields MERIPITRAGYDALKRELEHLKTVERPNNIKAIEEARAHGDLSENAEFHAAKERQSFIEGRLSELGYKLGNADIIDTDNVSKDRLVFGCNAVLENVDTGESVAYQLVGPDESDVAAGRISVTSPLGRAMIGKEIGEEVVVAAPAGRRVYEIVDIL; encoded by the coding sequence TTGGAGAGAATACCGATTACCAGGGCCGGCTACGATGCGCTGAAGCGGGAGCTGGAGCATCTGAAAACAGTAGAAAGGCCCAACAACATTAAAGCGATCGAAGAAGCCCGGGCGCACGGGGATTTGAGCGAAAATGCCGAATTTCATGCCGCCAAGGAAAGGCAGAGTTTTATCGAGGGGCGCCTAAGCGAACTGGGCTACAAATTGGGTAACGCGGATATCATCGACACCGACAACGTTTCCAAAGACCGCCTCGTGTTCGGGTGCAATGCCGTCCTGGAAAATGTCGACACCGGGGAAAGTGTGGCGTATCAGCTTGTGGGGCCGGATGAATCCGATGTCGCCGCAGGGCGCATCTCGGTCACGTCGCCCCTGGGCAGGGCCATGATTGGAAAAGAGATCGGGGAAGAGGTGGTCGTGGCGGCTCCTGCCGGCAGACGCGTGTACGAAATCGTCGATATTCTATGA
- a CDS encoding mechanosensitive ion channel, whose amino-acid sequence MEAYVDKIWELVSLYGVSIVTALVVFVVGRWVAKGVRKLITRLMKKAQVDPTLVGFTSNIAYIGLLAFVVVAALGQLGIQTTSFIAILGAAGLAVGLALQGSLSNFAAGFLMIIFKPFKVGDYIQGAGQEGTVEKIQIFTTSLVTLDNKTVIVPNAKLTEDNIVNWTAKGTRRVDLVFGIGYGDDIDKARKIIEDVLGRDSRILADPAAQISVSELGDSSVNFVVRPWVKCDDYWGVYMDTTENIKKAFDDGGVNIPFPQRDVHLYQH is encoded by the coding sequence ATGGAAGCATACGTAGACAAAATATGGGAACTGGTCAGCCTGTACGGCGTCAGCATCGTTACCGCTCTGGTCGTGTTCGTTGTCGGTCGCTGGGTGGCCAAGGGTGTACGTAAACTGATCACACGCTTGATGAAAAAGGCCCAAGTCGATCCCACCCTCGTGGGTTTCACCAGCAACATCGCCTACATCGGCCTGCTGGCCTTTGTGGTCGTGGCCGCTCTTGGCCAGCTGGGCATCCAAACGACCTCCTTCATCGCCATTCTGGGCGCCGCCGGCCTGGCCGTCGGCCTGGCCCTGCAGGGCAGTCTTTCCAACTTCGCCGCCGGGTTCCTCATGATCATTTTCAAGCCCTTCAAGGTGGGTGACTACATTCAGGGTGCCGGCCAGGAAGGCACGGTGGAAAAAATTCAGATATTCACCACCTCCCTGGTGACCCTCGACAACAAAACCGTGATCGTTCCCAACGCCAAGCTCACCGAGGACAACATTGTCAACTGGACGGCCAAGGGCACCCGGCGGGTGGACCTGGTCTTCGGCATCGGTTACGGCGATGATATCGACAAAGCCCGCAAGATCATCGAGGATGTCCTGGGCAGGGACAGCCGCATCCTGGCGGACCCGGCCGCCCAGATCTCCGTGTCGGAACTGGGCGACAGCAGCGTCAACTTCGTGGTGCGTCCCTGGGTCAAATGCGACGACTATTGGGGCGTCTACATGGACACCACCGAAAACATCAAGAAAGCCTTTGACGACGGCGGCGTGAACATCCCCTTCCCCCAGCGCGACGTGCACCTGTACCAGCACTAA
- a CDS encoding D-alanyl-D-alanine carboxypeptidase, translating into MGCRLRLGAVFFFFICNCLAWAPAAVCMAGSDPSAFDFSSLATMLGARDAVMVAAPDGRVLLAHNPDLELIPASTLKLLTSLAALHYLTPDFRFTTAFYLGKDDGLKIEGRGDPLLISEVVREIAALLAKELAASGARPRRLVLDNTFFRTPVIIPGVSGSSEPYDAPNGALCVNFNTINFKKERGAFVSAEPQTPLLPSVLPRVKASGLRQGRITLSHNQDEITRYAGHLFNYFFKAEGLPIAGGTTIGKVTSPDRLLLSYRSRFSLEQLVAKMLAYSNNFMANQVFLYLGAAEYGAPGTLEKGAMAVVAYARNELGLERFTVREGSGISRLNRLTAGEMMTVLKAFEPYHGLMRNEGRHFFKTGHLRGIRTQVGYYEIPARGRYRYVVFLNTPGKSMLPIERRLLKILESNP; encoded by the coding sequence ATGGGGTGCCGTTTAAGGCTGGGGGCGGTCTTTTTTTTCTTTATCTGCAATTGTCTGGCATGGGCGCCCGCAGCCGTCTGCATGGCGGGCTCCGATCCGTCTGCATTCGACTTTTCGAGTCTGGCGACCATGCTCGGCGCCAGGGATGCCGTCATGGTGGCGGCGCCGGACGGGAGGGTTTTGCTGGCCCACAATCCCGACCTCGAGTTGATACCGGCATCGACCCTGAAACTCCTTACCTCCCTGGCGGCGTTGCATTATCTGACACCGGATTTCAGGTTTACGACCGCTTTCTACCTGGGGAAAGACGACGGCCTGAAGATCGAGGGGCGCGGCGACCCCCTGCTGATTTCCGAAGTGGTGCGGGAGATTGCGGCCTTACTGGCAAAAGAGCTGGCAGCCTCCGGGGCGCGGCCGAGGCGTCTCGTTTTGGACAACACCTTTTTCCGGACCCCCGTCATCATTCCCGGCGTTTCCGGGTCGTCCGAACCGTATGACGCCCCTAACGGGGCACTGTGCGTCAACTTCAACACCATCAACTTCAAAAAGGAGCGGGGCGCTTTTGTGAGCGCCGAACCGCAGACGCCGCTTCTGCCGTCAGTGCTGCCCAGGGTAAAAGCCTCCGGCCTCCGGCAGGGGCGCATCACCCTTTCCCACAATCAGGACGAAATCACGCGTTACGCCGGCCACCTGTTCAACTATTTTTTTAAGGCGGAGGGCCTTCCCATTGCCGGCGGCACAACCATCGGCAAAGTAACGTCACCGGATCGTCTCCTGCTCTCTTATCGCTCCCGGTTTTCGCTGGAACAGCTTGTTGCCAAGATGCTCGCCTACTCCAACAACTTCATGGCCAACCAGGTGTTTCTCTACCTGGGGGCGGCGGAATACGGTGCTCCCGGAACGCTGGAAAAAGGGGCCATGGCGGTTGTCGCCTATGCCCGCAACGAACTTGGCCTGGAACGCTTCACCGTGAGGGAAGGGTCGGGGATTTCGCGCCTGAATCGGCTGACCGCCGGAGAGATGATGACGGTTTTGAAGGCCTTCGAGCCCTATCACGGCCTCATGAGAAACGAGGGCCGGCATTTTTTCAAAACCGGCCACCTCAGGGGCATCCGCACCCAGGTCGGCTACTATGAAATTCCGGCAAGGGGCCGCTACCGGTATGTCGTTTTCCTGAACACGCCGGGGAAGTCGATGCTTCCAATTGAACGGCGTCTCCTGAAGATCCTCGAGAGCAACCCTTGA
- the pssA gene encoding CDP-diacylglycerol--serine O-phosphatidyltransferase, with product MKTRKGLKGGNLRRGIFLLPNLFTSMNLFCGFYAVIAAMDGKFLAAATSIIIACVFDNMDGKIARATGTTSRFGVEYDSLADVISFGVAPGVMMYLWALKPFGRIGWLAAFLFMACGALRLARFNTQVGTVDSDYFVGLPIPAGAGMNAATVMIFYKFNITGNAYPVLILAMLYILSFLMVSSIKYYSFKKMELFHKMNFNALVAAVLIIIFVASQPSIALFLSGAAYVLSGPITTWRHHKKTKRKEAENPEVSEQRTHLI from the coding sequence ATGAAAACAAGAAAAGGACTCAAGGGCGGGAATCTGCGCAGGGGCATCTTTCTACTGCCGAATCTGTTCACGTCAATGAACCTGTTTTGCGGGTTTTACGCGGTGATTGCCGCTATGGACGGAAAGTTTCTGGCGGCGGCCACATCGATTATCATCGCTTGCGTGTTCGACAATATGGATGGAAAAATCGCACGGGCAACCGGCACCACCAGCAGATTCGGCGTGGAATATGACTCGCTGGCGGACGTGATATCCTTTGGCGTCGCGCCGGGGGTGATGATGTACCTCTGGGCGCTGAAACCATTCGGCAGGATCGGTTGGTTGGCCGCTTTTCTGTTCATGGCTTGCGGCGCGCTGCGCCTGGCACGTTTCAACACCCAGGTGGGGACGGTGGACAGCGACTATTTCGTCGGTCTGCCCATTCCGGCGGGGGCCGGCATGAATGCGGCCACGGTAATGATTTTCTACAAGTTCAACATCACCGGAAATGCATATCCCGTTCTGATTCTCGCCATGCTGTACATCCTGTCGTTTTTGATGGTCAGTTCGATCAAGTACTACAGCTTCAAGAAAATGGAGCTGTTTCACAAGATGAATTTCAACGCCCTTGTGGCGGCGGTATTGATTATCATATTCGTCGCATCCCAACCTTCCATTGCCCTGTTCCTCAGCGGGGCTGCCTATGTCCTTTCGGGTCCCATTACTACATGGCGACATCACAAAAAAACAAAACGGAAAGAGGCTGAAAATCCAGAGGTGAGCGAGCAGCGTACGCATCTGATTTAA
- a CDS encoding tRNA 2-thiocytidine(32) synthetase TtcA, with amino-acid sequence MLTDARRPTKSYVYKAINRTLGKALHSYDMITDGDRIVVGLSGGKDSMTLMWFLKERLARVPVAYELYPVYVDPGFEGGCAEGLRRFAREQDLDLRVAYTDYGLVAHSSKNRENPCFLCSRLRRKRLFEIADELHCSKLALGHHKDDIIETLLMNMCYAGEISTMQPSQSFFQGRFRIIRPLAYTDEDSISRFARSMNFPEFVNPCPSSERSRRREVKMMLKKLYRSNKKIRGNLFRSMSHVRDDYLLK; translated from the coding sequence ATGCTGACCGATGCCCGGCGGCCGACGAAATCATACGTTTACAAAGCGATTAACCGGACGCTGGGAAAGGCACTTCACAGCTATGACATGATTACCGACGGCGACCGCATCGTCGTGGGGCTTTCCGGTGGCAAGGACAGCATGACCTTGATGTGGTTCCTCAAGGAACGCCTGGCAAGAGTCCCGGTCGCGTACGAACTCTACCCGGTTTATGTGGACCCTGGCTTCGAGGGCGGATGCGCAGAAGGTCTCCGGCGGTTTGCCCGCGAACAGGACCTTGACCTCAGGGTGGCGTACACGGATTACGGCCTTGTGGCGCACAGCAGTAAAAACCGTGAAAATCCCTGCTTTCTCTGCTCACGCCTGAGGCGCAAACGGCTGTTTGAGATCGCCGACGAACTGCATTGCAGCAAACTGGCCCTGGGGCACCACAAAGACGACATCATCGAAACGCTATTGATGAACATGTGCTACGCTGGTGAGATCAGCACCATGCAACCGTCCCAGTCTTTTTTTCAGGGTCGGTTTAGAATCATAAGACCGTTGGCTTACACCGATGAGGATTCTATCAGCCGCTTTGCCCGTTCCATGAACTTTCCCGAGTTTGTAAACCCCTGTCCCTCGTCGGAACGTTCCAGGCGGCGGGAAGTCAAAATGATGCTAAAAAAATTGTATCGCAGCAACAAGAAGATCCGGGGCAACCTGTTCAGGTCCATGAGCCACGTGCGGGATGACTATCTCTTGAAGTAG
- a CDS encoding type 1 glutamine amidotransferase — MPLSGKKVIILIEEMFNVFEFWYPYYRLKEAGAEVTVVGSGRTDVFNGKPGTEVKADMAADQVSVDGFDGVVIPGGYAPDMMRRYPAMVGLVKQMFDSGKLVAAICHAGWVLASAGVLPGKKMTSFFAIKDDMVNAGADWVDREVVVDGNLITSRKPDDLPGFMQAIIAFLG, encoded by the coding sequence ATGCCTTTAAGCGGGAAAAAAGTGATTATCCTGATCGAGGAGATGTTCAACGTTTTCGAATTCTGGTATCCCTACTATCGCCTCAAGGAAGCCGGAGCCGAGGTGACTGTCGTGGGGTCCGGGCGAACGGATGTGTTCAACGGCAAGCCTGGAACCGAGGTCAAGGCGGACATGGCTGCCGACCAGGTGTCGGTTGACGGTTTCGACGGTGTGGTGATCCCCGGTGGGTACGCACCGGACATGATGCGGCGCTATCCGGCCATGGTCGGGCTGGTGAAACAGATGTTCGACAGCGGAAAACTGGTGGCGGCCATCTGCCATGCCGGTTGGGTCCTGGCCTCTGCCGGTGTTCTCCCGGGAAAGAAGATGACCTCGTTTTTTGCTATCAAGGATGACATGGTCAATGCCGGGGCGGACTGGGTCGACCGGGAGGTTGTGGTGGACGGCAACCTGATTACCAGCCGGAAACCGGACGATTTGCCGGGCTTCATGCAGGCCATCATCGCATTCTTAGGGTAG
- a CDS encoding nitroreductase family protein yields MRLITIDAEKCKRDALCVRECPTAIIKLKDKESLPQVVKGGEDFCLRCGHCVAVCPHGALDHVDVPLAACPSIEKAAPLTPEQVVPFLRSRRSVRFFKDRAVEPEILRQVIEAARYAPTGSNSQLVEYTVFTDKEKINQLAGLTVDWMKYMQKKYPGEPTAAYMPMIIAAWKMGFDSVLRSAPGLIVASAPREYKNGMVDISIALAYLELAAMPLGLGTCWAGLLQGAMLSWDPLKEAVGLPEGHGHHYPMMIGYAKPKYYRLPERKPPKIYFKGGKPA; encoded by the coding sequence TTGAGATTAATTACCATCGATGCGGAAAAGTGTAAACGGGACGCGCTGTGCGTGCGCGAGTGTCCTACGGCGATCATCAAGCTCAAGGACAAAGAGAGCCTGCCTCAAGTGGTGAAAGGGGGAGAGGATTTCTGCCTGCGCTGCGGGCACTGTGTGGCGGTTTGCCCCCATGGTGCGCTCGATCACGTCGACGTTCCTCTGGCAGCCTGCCCCTCTATCGAAAAGGCAGCGCCCCTCACTCCGGAACAGGTGGTGCCGTTTCTGCGGTCGCGGCGCTCCGTGCGTTTTTTCAAGGACCGTGCGGTGGAGCCGGAAATCCTGCGGCAGGTGATCGAGGCCGCCCGCTATGCACCCACCGGCAGCAACAGCCAATTGGTGGAATACACGGTATTTACGGACAAGGAAAAGATTAACCAGCTGGCCGGGCTGACCGTCGACTGGATGAAGTACATGCAGAAAAAATATCCGGGGGAGCCCACTGCCGCCTATATGCCCATGATCATAGCCGCCTGGAAGATGGGGTTCGATTCGGTCCTGCGGAGCGCCCCGGGCTTGATCGTGGCTTCCGCCCCCAGGGAATACAAGAACGGCATGGTGGACATCAGCATCGCCCTGGCCTACCTTGAATTAGCCGCCATGCCCCTGGGGCTGGGCACCTGCTGGGCCGGGCTGCTCCAGGGGGCCATGCTTTCATGGGACCCGCTCAAGGAGGCTGTCGGCCTGCCCGAAGGCCACGGGCACCACTACCCCATGATGATCGGGTATGCCAAACCGAAATACTATCGTCTGCCTGAAAGGAAGCCGCCAAAAATTTATTTCAAAGGAGGCAAGCCGGCATGA
- a CDS encoding phosphatidylserine decarboxylase family protein: MDYRKVEPSSPYAFPIARAGLPFMGIAAFATAVFALLGITVPALVGLIATLFIGYFFRDPDRVVPDGKGAVVSPADGKVVKVETVENERFCAGKCMKISIFMSIFNVHVNRIPYSGEIVKVAYFPGKFVSANLDKASAENEHNALFLKTGEGIEICFVQIAGLVARRIICHVQGGEAVVRGQRFGMICFGSRLDVYLPLQTTMSVKVGDRVSAGTTVLGELPS; the protein is encoded by the coding sequence GTGGATTATAGAAAGGTAGAACCGTCGAGCCCGTATGCTTTCCCCATAGCCAGAGCGGGATTGCCGTTTATGGGGATAGCGGCCTTTGCAACGGCGGTGTTCGCCCTGTTGGGGATCACCGTACCGGCGCTGGTGGGACTGATAGCGACATTGTTCATCGGCTACTTTTTCAGGGACCCCGATCGGGTTGTTCCGGATGGGAAAGGGGCTGTCGTTTCGCCGGCGGACGGTAAGGTGGTCAAAGTGGAAACCGTCGAGAACGAGCGGTTTTGCGCGGGAAAATGCATGAAGATCAGTATTTTCATGTCGATTTTCAACGTGCATGTGAATCGGATTCCGTACAGCGGTGAGATTGTCAAGGTGGCCTATTTCCCGGGAAAATTTGTTTCCGCAAACCTGGACAAGGCTTCCGCTGAAAATGAGCACAACGCCCTTTTTCTGAAAACCGGCGAGGGAATAGAGATTTGTTTCGTGCAGATTGCCGGTCTGGTTGCCCGGCGCATTATCTGCCATGTTCAGGGAGGGGAAGCGGTGGTGCGGGGACAGCGTTTCGGGATGATCTGTTTCGGGTCGCGCCTGGACGTGTACCTGCCGCTGCAGACCACCATGTCGGTTAAGGTAGGAGACCGTGTAAGTGCTGGAACGACTGTTCTGGGAGAATTGCCATCATGA
- a CDS encoding mechanosensitive ion channel — MGTEPYMDKIWEMVSLYGVNIIAALVIFIAGRWVAKAVRSLARRVMEKRGVDPIIVGFTCNMAYITLLAFIIIAALGQLGIQTTSFIAILGAAGLAIGLALQGSLSNFAAGFLMVIFRPFNVGDYIEGAGVAGTVEEIQIFTTTLQTPDNKTVIIPNAKLTGDNIVNWTVKGTRRVDMVFGIGYGDDIDKARTVMQDVLAGDDRILKDKPTQIAVVELADSSVNFVVRPWTKVGDYWGVYMDATENIKKAFDREGISIPYPQQDVHLHTVAE; from the coding sequence ATGGGAACTGAACCTTACATGGACAAAATCTGGGAAATGGTCAGCCTGTACGGCGTCAACATCATCGCCGCCCTGGTCATTTTCATCGCGGGCCGCTGGGTGGCCAAAGCCGTTCGCAGCCTCGCCAGGCGGGTAATGGAAAAGAGGGGCGTGGATCCCATCATTGTCGGGTTTACCTGCAACATGGCCTACATCACCCTGCTGGCTTTCATCATCATCGCGGCTCTCGGTCAACTGGGCATCCAGACCACCTCGTTTATCGCCATTCTGGGCGCCGCCGGCCTGGCCATCGGCCTGGCCCTGCAGGGCAGTCTTTCCAATTTCGCCGCCGGCTTCCTGATGGTCATTTTCAGACCCTTCAATGTGGGTGACTACATCGAGGGGGCGGGCGTGGCCGGCACCGTGGAGGAGATTCAGATCTTCACCACCACGCTCCAGACGCCGGACAACAAAACCGTCATCATCCCCAATGCCAAGCTCACCGGCGACAACATCGTCAACTGGACGGTCAAAGGCACCCGGCGGGTGGACATGGTCTTCGGCATCGGCTACGGCGACGACATCGACAAGGCCCGCACGGTCATGCAAGATGTACTGGCCGGGGACGACCGCATCCTCAAGGACAAACCCACTCAGATAGCCGTTGTCGAACTTGCCGACAGCAGCGTCAACTTCGTGGTGCGGCCCTGGACCAAGGTCGGAGATTACTGGGGTGTTTACATGGATGCCACGGAAAATATCAAGAAAGCCTTTGACAGGGAAGGCATCAGCATTCCCTATCCGCAGCAGGACGTGCACCTGCACACCGTTGCCGAGTAA
- the folE2 gene encoding GTP cyclohydrolase FolE2, whose protein sequence is MQDVQKQRDHRNLPIDKVGIKNLRYPITVRDKRDGFQPTVATINMYVSLPHKDRGTHMSRFVEMLNLFRPEVSLKKFSEILEGMKRHLNAASAHIDVTFPYFIEKKAPESRSTGLMDYTCRIIGNSNQAGEIDLVSEVVVPITSVCPCSKEISEFGAHNQRGEVRLSTRFNKFIWMEDMIELVESTASCEVYSILKRVDEKHVTEKAYSNPKFVEDIVRDIAQQLKKDDNITWFSVSAENFESIHNHSAYAQIVSD, encoded by the coding sequence ATGCAGGATGTACAGAAACAGCGGGACCACCGCAATTTGCCCATAGACAAGGTGGGCATCAAGAATCTAAGATACCCCATTACCGTGCGTGACAAGCGGGACGGGTTTCAACCTACGGTTGCCACCATCAATATGTATGTGAGCCTGCCGCACAAGGACAGGGGCACCCACATGAGTCGTTTTGTGGAGATGCTGAACCTGTTCCGGCCCGAGGTGTCCCTCAAAAAGTTTTCCGAGATCCTGGAGGGGATGAAAAGGCATCTCAATGCCGCTTCGGCGCACATCGACGTCACCTTTCCCTATTTCATCGAAAAGAAAGCGCCCGAGAGCCGGTCCACCGGTTTGATGGACTACACGTGCAGGATTATCGGCAACAGCAACCAGGCGGGGGAAATCGACCTGGTGTCCGAGGTGGTGGTGCCCATCACCTCGGTGTGCCCCTGTTCCAAGGAGATCAGTGAATTCGGCGCCCACAATCAGCGGGGGGAGGTCCGATTGAGCACCCGTTTCAACAAGTTCATCTGGATGGAGGACATGATCGAGCTGGTGGAAAGCACGGCGTCATGTGAGGTCTATTCCATCCTGAAGCGTGTCGATGAAAAACACGTTACCGAAAAAGCCTACAGCAACCCCAAATTTGTGGAGGACATTGTCCGGGACATCGCCCAGCAACTGAAAAAGGACGACAACATAACCTGGTTTTCGGTAAGCGCCGAGAACTTCGAATCCATCCACAACCACAGCGCCTATGCCCAGATTGTAAGTGATTGA
- a CDS encoding crotonase/enoyl-CoA hydratase family protein: MSYKMIRYAKNEAVATVTLNRPEKYNTLRMEMIGEMESAFREANQDDGVKVIVLEGAGDSFCGGFDFSGGLEHYDHIQEEGYDPGMDINFVTNHYLSYVPVFMGLWRGLKPTIAKVHGYCVGGGSELALCADLVIASDDARFGTPYSRVWGCHLTGMWVYRLGLAKAKYYALTGEWISGKEAAEIELINFSYPLEELDQRVDALARKLSNIPLTQLISMKLIVNQAYDNMGLQSTQTLGPILDGAMRNTPEGRQFVRDALQGGVKSAVVKRDGPFNDYSQGPLEDQPRLKSKSGL, from the coding sequence ATGTCTTACAAAATGATCAGGTATGCTAAAAATGAGGCCGTCGCCACCGTGACCCTCAACCGCCCCGAAAAATACAACACCCTCAGGATGGAGATGATCGGTGAGATGGAAAGCGCGTTCCGGGAGGCCAATCAGGATGACGGGGTCAAGGTAATCGTCCTGGAGGGTGCCGGCGACAGTTTCTGCGGCGGTTTCGATTTTTCCGGAGGGTTGGAGCACTATGACCACATCCAGGAGGAGGGGTATGACCCCGGGATGGACATCAACTTCGTGACCAACCACTATCTCAGTTATGTCCCCGTGTTCATGGGGCTCTGGCGCGGTCTGAAGCCCACCATCGCCAAGGTGCACGGCTACTGTGTGGGCGGCGGGTCGGAGCTGGCCCTGTGCGCCGATCTGGTCATCGCTTCGGACGACGCACGCTTCGGGACGCCTTATTCCCGCGTTTGGGGGTGCCACCTGACCGGCATGTGGGTCTACCGTCTGGGCCTGGCCAAGGCCAAGTACTATGCCCTCACCGGTGAATGGATCAGCGGCAAGGAGGCGGCGGAAATCGAACTGATCAATTTCTCCTATCCCCTGGAGGAGCTGGATCAGAGGGTGGACGCACTGGCCCGCAAACTGAGCAACATTCCACTGACCCAGCTGATTTCGATGAAACTCATCGTCAACCAGGCTTACGACAACATGGGCCTGCAAAGTACGCAGACGCTGGGGCCGATATTGGACGGCGCCATGCGTAACACCCCCGAGGGCCGGCAGTTCGTCCGCGACGCCCTGCAGGGAGGGGTCAAGTCGGCCGTGGTCAAGCGAGACGGCCCCTTCAACGATTACAGTCAGGGGCCTTTGGAAGACCAGCCGCGACTGAAAAGTAAGTCAGGCTTGTGA
- the dtd gene encoding D-tyrosyl-tRNA(Tyr) deacylase, with amino-acid sequence MRAVVQRVSASSVTVEGRVIGEIGAGLLVFLGVARDDEVSAADYLAEKIVNLRIFEDVDRKMNRSLLDIRGEMLVVSQFTLLGDCRKGRRPSFIRAAAPETAEHLYRYFVERVRGKGVRVATGRFQAMMAVSLVNDGPVTLVLESPAGTAA; translated from the coding sequence ATGCGTGCGGTCGTACAGCGGGTGAGCGCGAGCTCGGTGACGGTTGAAGGCCGTGTGATCGGGGAAATTGGGGCGGGCCTTCTGGTGTTTCTGGGGGTGGCCCGGGACGACGAGGTATCCGCTGCCGATTACCTGGCCGAAAAGATCGTCAACCTGCGGATTTTCGAGGACGTTGACCGTAAAATGAACCGTTCCCTGCTGGACATCCGGGGGGAAATGCTGGTGGTGTCCCAATTTACCCTGCTGGGAGACTGCCGCAAGGGCCGGCGGCCCTCTTTTATCCGGGCGGCGGCACCGGAGACGGCGGAGCACCTCTACCGGTATTTTGTCGAACGGGTCCGCGGCAAGGGAGTGCGGGTGGCAACCGGCCGGTTCCAGGCCATGATGGCCGTGTCCCTGGTCAACGACGGCCCGGTGACCCTGGTCCTCGAGTCCCCCGCCGGGACGGCCGCGTGA